One genomic window of Ilyobacter polytropus DSM 2926 includes the following:
- a CDS encoding amino acid ABC transporter substrate-binding protein, translated as MKKIVLIFLATIALLGCGKKSTDSYDKIKEQGKFIVGLDDTFAPMGFRDESGEIVGFDIDLAKEVASRMGVEAEFSPREWSSIVFELKSGNIDMVWNGMTITPERQEQIAFSEPYFANDQIIMTLADSPIQTAEDLKGKIIGVQLGSSSYTLVMKNPISESASEIKKYATNAEALMDLEAKRIDAVVMDVIVGEYYAAKKEAREGKDIFKSLDKALGKEDFGVGLRKEDKKLKKEIDKILDEMKKDGTFDTIHDKWFGGKEA; from the coding sequence ATGAAGAAAATCGTATTAATTTTTTTAGCTACAATAGCACTTTTAGGGTGTGGAAAGAAAAGCACAGATTCTTATGACAAAATCAAAGAACAGGGTAAATTTATAGTGGGTCTAGATGATACTTTTGCTCCAATGGGATTCAGAGATGAAAGTGGAGAAATTGTAGGATTTGATATTGACCTGGCAAAAGAAGTGGCAAGCAGAATGGGTGTAGAGGCTGAGTTTTCTCCTCGTGAATGGAGCAGCATAGTATTTGAATTAAAGAGTGGAAATATAGACATGGTTTGGAACGGAATGACAATAACTCCTGAAAGACAAGAGCAGATAGCATTTTCTGAACCTTACTTTGCAAATGATCAAATTATAATGACTTTAGCTGACAGCCCAATCCAAACAGCAGAAGACCTAAAGGGTAAAATCATAGGAGTACAGCTTGGAAGCAGCAGCTACACACTCGTTATGAAGAACCCTATCTCAGAAAGTGCTTCTGAAATCAAAAAATACGCTACTAATGCCGAAGCTCTTATGGACCTTGAGGCAAAAAGAATCGACGCAGTAGTAATGGATGTAATTGTAGGAGAATATTATGCGGCTAAAAAAGAAGCTAGAGAGGGAAAAGATATTTTCAAATCTCTAGATAAGGCCCTAGGTAAAGAGGACTTTGGTGTAGGACTTAGAAAAGAAGATAAAAAATTAAAGAAAGAGATCGATAAAATTCTTGACGAAATGAAAAAAGACGGAACTTTTGACACGATCCACGACAAGTGGTTTGGTGGCAAGGAGGCGTAA
- a CDS encoding ABC transporter permease produces the protein MPIIISIIMATLRQAAPILITAIGGMFSEISGVVNIGLEGMMLMGAFSAAVTSYYTGSPLIGILGGMMAGGLTAAIHAVLSIKYKGNQTVSGVAINLFASGFTVFMLRVLFNQSGNTPTVPKAPALFGVSIIVVLIYVIAIWSQFFLYKTTTGLRMRAVGEHPLAADTVGIDVAKIRYFGVIMSGVFAGLGGAYLSIGALSQFTKEMSAGRGFIALAALVFGKWTPKGVLAASLLFGFADAGQTLIQQYVDFIPPQFIQMIPYILTLLALAGVVGKAVAPSASGKPYDKNSN, from the coding sequence ATGCCTATAATAATTAGTATAATAATGGCTACACTAAGACAGGCAGCCCCTATACTTATAACTGCAATAGGCGGCATGTTTTCTGAAATTTCAGGTGTTGTAAATATCGGCCTTGAGGGAATGATGCTAATGGGTGCATTTTCGGCTGCAGTAACATCATATTATACTGGCAGTCCACTCATTGGAATCCTAGGAGGGATGATGGCAGGGGGACTTACAGCAGCGATTCACGCTGTTTTGAGTATAAAGTACAAGGGTAATCAGACAGTTTCCGGTGTGGCGATAAACCTTTTTGCCTCTGGTTTTACTGTGTTTATGCTAAGAGTTCTTTTTAATCAGTCTGGAAACACACCTACTGTTCCCAAGGCACCTGCACTTTTCGGGGTCTCAATAATAGTTGTGCTTATATATGTCATTGCCATATGGTCTCAGTTTTTCCTGTACAAGACAACTACAGGTCTTCGAATGAGAGCTGTAGGTGAACATCCCCTTGCAGCAGATACAGTTGGAATAGATGTGGCCAAGATAAGATACTTTGGTGTAATAATGTCAGGTGTTTTTGCTGGTCTAGGAGGGGCTTATCTTTCTATAGGGGCTCTTTCACAGTTTACCAAGGAGATGTCTGCCGGTAGAGGATTTATCGCTCTTGCAGCTCTTGTGTTTGGTAAGTGGACTCCTAAAGGTGTTTTAGCAGCAAGTTTGCTTTTTGGTTTTGCAGATGCAGGTCAAACTCTCATACAGCAGTATGTAGATTTTATACCTCCTCAGTTTATACAGATGATACCTTATATATTGACACTTCTTGCTCTTGCAGGAGTTGTGGGTAAAGCTGTGGCTCCAAGTGCCTCAGGAAAACCCTATGACAAAAATTCAAATTAG
- a CDS encoding amino acid ABC transporter permease: METQGMLIYILGGLKLTALLYIATGVLALPLGLFLSLGGVSKSVFVRRGIALYTWIFRGSPLLLQLFFVYYGLPVMGITLTPFTAASLTFILNYSAYTCEILRGCIQSIPKGQYEASRVLGMNYFKTMRHIILPQALRMSLPALSNEAVNLVKDTALISSIGMAEILRNSKEIVARDFTIMPFILCGLIYLAVSSIIILIFKKAEDKYEIIY; encoded by the coding sequence ATGGAAACGCAGGGTATGCTTATTTATATACTAGGCGGGCTAAAGTTAACAGCCCTCCTGTATATTGCCACAGGAGTTTTGGCTCTTCCCCTCGGACTTTTTCTGTCTTTAGGAGGAGTTTCTAAAAGTGTATTCGTCAGAAGAGGTATCGCCCTCTATACCTGGATATTTAGAGGTAGCCCTCTTCTCCTTCAGTTATTTTTCGTATACTACGGACTACCGGTTATGGGTATCACCCTTACACCATTTACCGCGGCTTCACTTACATTTATCCTAAACTATTCTGCTTACACCTGTGAAATTTTAAGAGGATGTATCCAGAGTATTCCAAAAGGACAATATGAAGCTTCTAGAGTCCTTGGTATGAATTATTTTAAGACTATGAGGCATATTATACTTCCTCAGGCCCTTAGAATGTCTTTACCTGCCCTATCTAATGAGGCGGTGAACCTGGTCAAGGATACTGCGTTAATATCTTCAATAGGTATGGCTGAGATTCTTAGAAATTCCAAAGAGATCGTTGCTAGAGATTTCACAATAATGCCTTTTATTTTATGTGGACTTATATACTTAGCTGTATCTTCTATTATTATATTAATATTTAAAAAAGCTGAAGATAAATACGAGATTATATACTAA